One Xiphophorus maculatus strain JP 163 A chromosome 23, X_maculatus-5.0-male, whole genome shotgun sequence genomic window, AATTTGTGGAGGGAGGTAAAGATCAGGGGGATGACAAGGAGACCTTCCATCCTCAAAGATGTATCACCAAATATACATCATTAAAAATCCAGTGGATACAGCTTATGAACAGTTGAAAGAAGGGTTTGATTGCTTTGATTCCAGTAGAGAGTATTTCATTAATTATTGAAAAGTGCCAGGAACCAAGCAGAAAGGTACAaggataaaatattgtttaatctttttcaaaaaacaGCCGACACAAATCCACCAAAGAAAATTTCTCCCAGTTCTTTAAGTCtcgacaaaaataaacaatgacatGTAATGATCTAAACAAACTCAGGAACTGTTTACCAAATGTGTGCACATATtggcaaacaatattttttattaaaccaaaactaaTAATCATTGGCAGCCTTTAAGGATTCTTCTCACGGTAACAACTTCCACGACTgataagtgtttttgtttgtgtgaccTGTTAGCATCTGCATTTTACTTTCTCATTTAATTGGAAAGACTGTAATTCTGAGTTTCTGACCTGATGGTCAAGCTGAAAATTGGCCTATTCTGGTTACCAGCCAATTTTTTAGACTAGAGTTTTGAATTTGTTCCCTTAAAGAATATACTCACATTGTCATGTGTAGCATCAGTATTAACCacagatattttctcttttcagagTGTCAATGAGTTTGGCTTAGACATCATTGAGACCCCTGAAGGTGACAAGTGGCCACAACTCATTGTTCAGCAGAATCTTGATCGGGAGCAAAAGGACACCTTTGTGATGAAGATCAAGGTAGAAGATGGTGGCAACCCCCCTAAATCTAGCACTGCCATTCTCCAGGTTACCATTTCTGATGTCAACGACAATCGTCCTATCTTCAGGGACAGTGAGTTGGAAGTCTCTGTTCCAGAAAATGCTCCGATGGGGACTTCTGTGGCTCAGCTTCACGCCACAGATGCAGACCTGGGTTCCAATGCACAAGTCCATTTTTCATTCAGCAACCAGATCTCCTCCTCAACAAAGCGTCATTTTGCCATCAATAGCTCTACTGGACTGATTACTGTAAAGCAACCTCTAGACCGGGAGGTTACTCCTGTTCATAAACTCATTGTTCTCGCAAGTGATGGCAGCTCAACCCCATCAAGAGCCACAGTGATTGTCAATGTCACAGATGTTAATGACAATGTTCCTTCCATAGACACTCGTTACATTATCAACCTGGTAAATGGGACTGTTCTACTGTCTGAGAATGCTCCTCTCAACACCAAAATAGCCCTTATTACTGTTACTGACAAGGATGCCGATCTGTATGGCAAAGTGGCTTGCTACACTGACCATGATGTTCCTTTCCGGCTTAAGCCTGTCTTTAATGATCAGTTCTTACTGGAGACAGCTGCCCCTCTAGATTATGAAACCACTCGTGAATATGCTATTAAGATAGTGGCCTCGGACAGAGGAACGCCTCCTTTGAACACTTCTGCTATGGTCTTAATTAAAATCAAGGATGAGAATGACAATGCACCCATTTTCCCTCAGCCTGAATTTCAACTGTCAATACCAGAGAACAATGACCCCTTAATGCAGTTAATAAAAATCAGTGCCACTGATGCAGATAGCGGACACAATGCTGAGATAATTTATACTCTTGGCCCTGATGCACCGGATGGGTTTAACATAGACAGGCGATCAGGAATTCTCTCTGTTGGGAAACGACTGGACAGAGAGAAGCAAGAGAGGTACTCATTCACTGTCATAGCAAGAGACAATGGCTCAGCACCCTTACAGAGTAATGTCACTGTTAGGCTAATTGTTCAGGACCTCAATGACAACAGCCCAGCTTTCACTCACCCTGAGTACAACTTCTATGTGCCTGAGAACCTGCCGCTTTATGGGACAGTGGGCTTGATCACAGTGACAGATACAGATGCTGGAGATAATGCTGTTATCACCTTGTCTATTTTGAACGGCAAAGACAGTTTCATCATTGACCCTCAAACTGGTGTGATCAAACCAAATATCACCTTTGACAGGGAGCAGCAAAGCTCATATACCTTCATGGTCAAAGCAGTTGATGGAGGACAGCCTCCAAGTTCCTCCTATGCCAAGGTCACAATTAATGTTGTCGATGTGAATGACAATCGCCCTGTGTTTGTTATCCCTTCCTCCAATTATTCATATGACCTGGTACGAACCACCACCTCCCCAGGTTCTGTGGTGACCAGAGTGTTTGCCATTGACAATGACACAGGTATGAACGCTGAGTTGCAGTACAGTATCATCAGCAACATCATCATCACATCTAGGGTCTCCCCTCGAGGTCTCTTTTCCATCGACAAAACAACGGGTAACATAACGCTGCAGGAGAAAATTGTACTAGCTGATCAGGGACTGCATAGACTGGTGGTCAAGGTCAAAGATTTAGGCCAACCTGAGTCATTACATGCTATTGCACTTGTACACTTGTTTGTCAATGACACTGTGTCAAATTCTACCTTTATCCAAGAGCAGCTACGAAAAAGTATGGAAACACCATTGGATCGTAATATAGGGGACAATGAGATAACGCCTCAAGCCAATGGATATGTAATTGTTGTTATAGCGATCATAGCAGGAACCATGACTGTTATTTTGGTGATATTTGTCACCGCCTTGGTGCGCTGCCGGCAGACACCTAGACATAAAGTAGTTCAGAAAGGCAAGCAGAGTGGGGAGTGGGTGTCACCCAACCAAGAGAACCGTCaaatcaagaagaagaagaagagaaagaagcgATCTCCTAAGAGCCTTCTCCTAAACTTTGTGACCATAGATGAATCCAAGCCTGAAGACCCCACACATGAGCATGTTAATGGCACCCTGGATCTTCCTGTAGAGCTTGAGGAGCAGACCATGGGAAAGTACAATTGGGCGACCACGCCTACAACCTTCAAACCTGACAGCCCAGACTTAGCCAAGCATTATAAATCTGCATCCCCTCAGCCCACATTTCAAATCAAACCAGAAACTCCTGTGGCCCCTAAGAAACATCACGTGATCCAGGAGCTCCCCTTGGACAATACTTTTGTGGTGGGCTGCGACTCACTCTCCAAGTGTTCATCGACTAGCTCCGACCCATACAGTGTCTCAGAGTGCGGCTGTCAGGGGGGATTCAAGGCTGCAGGGCAAATCGCCACCCGGCAGGTAATTCATGAATTCTTTTTTAAACCCACCCACACTAGTCTCCACTCACACTCCCCATGCTTTTCCTTGGTAGTTGATGTAAAAGGGGGAGGGAGGAAGCATGAAGCCAAGGGGTTTTCTCACACAAACCATGACCATGTCTACATAAACGCCATTTGCACCTAAAAGTGTGgtcacaaaatggaaataagaCATAATTTATCAAACTAATAGCCCAAACCTTGTTTTATACTGTTTTTGCATCCTAAAAAATGCAGGTTAAATCAATTGTCAAAGACTTTggtaataacatttttttttttttttatttaccttgaCTGTGCGTAGTTAGTGGCATAAAGCATGATTTAGAGGCCTGGAGGATAGGAAACAGTGATTGAACTCTCTGTTGCATTTGAGGTCAAGGGCGAATTAAGCTGTGTATATCTGGCTGATATGTTTAACAATGCATGTAAAATGTGTCAAAGGGTCCTTATTTTATCAGGTATTCATTCAGCCATAAAGTGTGAAAGTAATAgctcagaacaaaaaaaagaacttgtgtgcgtgtgcatgtgtgtgtgtatgtgtgtgtgaggcttGACAAATGACCTCACTGTTTTGTGGTGTCTGTCCTTAAAATAGTATGTGTCTTAAATGCGCCAGTGAGGATTTGTGCAAGTGAGGCTCATTTGAATACCAAGGTACAGCAAAGGGCTTATGATTCCCTAAAAGATATGTGCCAAATGCGAAGTGCCCCAATAAATAACAACTGGCAggggaaataaatgtaaatcagACATGAGGAGAGGTGGCCTTAGTCAGCCCTGACAGCACAAGCCCAGTGCTGTTTGGAAGACTGAGTACTTCTCGGGACAGGGGAGGGGGTCATGGAGATCAAGGTGATGCAGAGCCTGGGGACCAATATACTTAAACACCAAGGGTGCAATAGTCCATAAAATGCCTGCCTGGACAACTCTGCATTAAGCCCATAAATGTTCCACTTTAATGACcccaattatttttataaatggcATATGCAGATACACATTCTTTGCATTCTTTAAATTGTATGATTTGGACGATGACTAATCTTGTCAAAGCTGTCTTGCcactttgatgtgttttagtGTGCGTTTGACATGACATcgaagaaagccattgttgtgTCTCTAATGACTAAGTATTTGACCTGGCATCAGCAGCATATTTTAATTACACAAGGTTGACTAGCTTGAGCACAGAGAAGTAATTTATTCCCACTGGCATGACGCTTCATTTAGTTTTACTTCAGTCTAAAATATTCAATCAACTTAGACGTTTTTTTTTCAACTcttttcttatattttgctttttaccAATTTGATCATGACTTGGTTTCAGtggcttttgtttctgttgcagttttgatCACTCATATATTTCTGGGTCAATTTCATGATGTTGCATCAATATTGTTTGATGCTTTTTTCCCATTAGGTGCTATCTTTTGTCTGTGTCCACACCATCATTTTCcttattgttttcttcatttctggTTGTGTTAtgcctctctttttttttgcctcgcAGCATATTATGTGTGACAAGTAGCGAGCTTTAAAATTCTTCATAGTGCCGTTGTAAATGACTGTTGATCCTGTAAACTGTAGTGCTTAGGCTAATTTATGAAGACACCCACACAGAGCTGATAGTCTTTTCCCTTCTTACACCTTTTATTTGAAACCTCAGTCAAAAGCTATGCCCTGCCACACCACATCATGCATAAGCTTACTACATGCCCCTGGTGCTGAAGATTAAATCCATAATGTGTTTATATGACAAACTGACAACTTGTCAGAATGATTTTCCCTTCTTACTTGTAATGACTGCCAGAGAATATGCAGAAATATTCAGTGTGTGTCTAAcaattcaaaattattattatcccTGATGTATTTTACTCATCAcagatttaaattgattttcacTTGTGTTGCTGATCAGAGTGGAGTATTTTTGAGCAGATAATTTAAAACCCATGAATATTTGATTAGTAAACATTCTTCCAAATCTTCAGGCTATGTTTATATCTCATTATTTCTAAGGTATTTATTTTCTCGACTTTCTGAAGATGGGTTTCATGTTTACAATCTTTTCATATTTCGGTGTCACAGGGGTCCCAGCAATTGAATAATATATCAGAAAAAAAGTGCTCTCAGGGGTTCTGCTTTCCAGCAGCCATCTCTAACGGGGTTGCAATGACAACACACAGTCTCTAATTTTTGTGTCCCCTTAAGCAACTATCATGCAGTTCCTCCCACTTTAGATGTTACATTTCCCACAAGTTTAAAGTGTGCTTATTTAAAGCCTgtgtcacagaaaaaaaatagcatggAGCTATGCCCAATGAGAATCAGTGGCTGCAAAGGTTAATTACATGCACTAAAGGGTTAATCACTTGTAATACAGTATGATTAAAATCACTGTAATTGGTTTGCGAATAAGGCTGATAAGGATGAGGGAAAATAAGGCAGGCATCCTTTAAGATTATCAGGGATGCCACAAACTATCCTTGGGCAATTTGTGCTCAAGAGATGTGAGGTAGATGACCAGCAGCCCTGGTTTGCTAGGACCCAATTACGTTTTCATCTCACTTTGATTTAATCTCCATGCTTCTTCGAAGAAAACTCCATTTTGCAAGACTAGAAACAAATACTTGAAACCGGGCCATTTCTTCAAAAGGTGTGGCTTTCTCCTTTtatcagatgaaacaaaaagaataagtGAGCACTCTGGTATTTGTCAAAATGATTTCAAGTGCAgttcttaaaacaaaaagcagcatttgTTCTTTAAGTTCTATCTCTCAT contains:
- the LOC102221589 gene encoding protocadherin-11 X-linked-like isoform X2 yields the protein MNLASRVHVLVALLTCLVLLCKAQERDYIVKEEQQENVRIGNLRKDLDLNLDPNIRLSSPLQFKPVYKTGDVPLVRVEASTGEIFTTNHRIDREKLCSGIFTEKRCYYEIEVAVLPDEIFRLVKIRFLIEDVNDNAPLFQSTVINISIPENTAINTRYPVPSAFDPDVGINGIQHYELVKSVNEFGLDIIETPEGDKWPQLIVQQNLDREQKDTFVMKIKVEDGGNPPKSSTAILQVTISDVNDNRPIFRDSELEVSVPENAPMGTSVAQLHATDADLGSNAQVHFSFSNQISSSTKRHFAINSSTGLITVKQPLDREVTPVHKLIVLASDGSSTPSRATVIVNVTDVNDNVPSIDTRYIINLVNGTVLLSENAPLNTKIALITVTDKDADLYGKVACYTDHDVPFRLKPVFNDQFLLETAAPLDYETTREYAIKIVASDRGTPPLNTSAMVLIKIKDENDNAPIFPQPEFQLSIPENNDPLMQLIKISATDADSGHNAEIIYTLGPDAPDGFNIDRRSGILSVGKRLDREKQERYSFTVIARDNGSAPLQSNVTVRLIVQDLNDNSPAFTHPEYNFYVPENLPLYGTVGLITVTDTDAGDNAVITLSILNGKDSFIIDPQTGVIKPNITFDREQQSSYTFMVKAVDGGQPPSSSYAKVTINVVDVNDNRPVFVIPSSNYSYDLVRTTTSPGSVVTRVFAIDNDTGMNAELQYSIISNIIITSRVSPRGLFSIDKTTGNITLQEKIVLADQGLHRLVVKVKDLGQPESLHAIALVHLFVNDTVSNSTFIQEQLRKSMETPLDRNIGDNEITPQANGYVIVVIAIIAGTMTVILVIFVTALVRCRQTPRHKVVQKGKQSGEWVSPNQENRQIKKKKKRKKRSPKSLLLNFVTIDESKPEDPTHEHVNGTLDLPVELEEQTMGKYNWATTPTTFKPDSPDLAKHYKSASPQPTFQIKPETPVAPKKHHVIQELPLDNTFVVGCDSLSKCSSTSSDPYSVSECGCQGGFKAAGQIATRQNPGQTPEKTFNSPPPICPHKSPDLNPVEHLWDVVEREICIRDVQSRNLPQLCDEACQLGKITSVNTQRRVTFHLPDGSQESCSDSGLGDAEPSSTASATQPLPLSFPQEEYYEQASPNSRTEGDGNSDPESTIEVNLKKALAEASETCTQECLILGHSDSCWMPPTLAQFQSPGSNSPTSTPTTTTITAALPSFGFQGVKANIGGMGVMDGRHTLGRSVPKRDELDKGFNRPQFYNTLDRHCSSKKEDPVKVIPLASFSSPGQHTPTGGSSSFLHEHQL
- the LOC102221589 gene encoding protocadherin-11 X-linked-like isoform X10 — encoded protein: MNLASRVHVLVALLTCLVLLCKAQERDYIVKEEQQENVRIGNLRKDLDLNLDPNIRLSSPLQFKPVYKTGDVPLVRVEASTGEIFTTNHRIDREKLCSGIFTEKRCYYEIEVAVLPDEIFRLVKIRFLIEDVNDNAPLFQSTVINISIPENTAINTRYPVPSAFDPDVGINGIQHYELVKSVNEFGLDIIETPEGDKWPQLIVQQNLDREQKDTFVMKIKVEDGGNPPKSSTAILQVTISDVNDNRPIFRDSELEVSVPENAPMGTSVAQLHATDADLGSNAQVHFSFSNQISSSTKRHFAINSSTGLITVKQPLDREVTPVHKLIVLASDGSSTPSRATVIVNVTDVNDNVPSIDTRYIINLVNGTVLLSENAPLNTKIALITVTDKDADLYGKVACYTDHDVPFRLKPVFNDQFLLETAAPLDYETTREYAIKIVASDRGTPPLNTSAMVLIKIKDENDNAPIFPQPEFQLSIPENNDPLMQLIKISATDADSGHNAEIIYTLGPDAPDGFNIDRRSGILSVGKRLDREKQERYSFTVIARDNGSAPLQSNVTVRLIVQDLNDNSPAFTHPEYNFYVPENLPLYGTVGLITVTDTDAGDNAVITLSILNGKDSFIIDPQTGVIKPNITFDREQQSSYTFMVKAVDGGQPPSSSYAKVTINVVDVNDNRPVFVIPSSNYSYDLVRTTTSPGSVVTRVFAIDNDTGMNAELQYSIISNIIITSRVSPRGLFSIDKTTGNITLQEKIVLADQGLHRLVVKVKDLGQPESLHAIALVHLFVNDTVSNSTFIQEQLRKSMETPLDRNIGDNEITPQANGYVIVVIAIIAGTMTVILVIFVTALVRCRQTPRHKVVQKGKQSGEWVSPNQENRQIKKKKKRKKRSPKSLLLNFVTIDESKPEDPTHEHVNGTLDLPVELEEQTMGKYNWATTPTTFKPDSPDLAKHYKSASPQPTFQIKPETPVAPKKHHVIQELPLDNTFVVGCDSLSKCSSTSSDPYSVSECGCQGGFKAAGQIATRQNPGQTPEKTFNSPPPICPHK
- the LOC102221589 gene encoding protocadherin-11 X-linked-like isoform X4; the protein is MNLASRVHVLVALLTCLVLLCKAQERDYIVKEEQQENVRIGNLRKDLDLNLDPNIRLSSPLQFKPVYKTGDVPLVRVEASTGEIFTTNHRIDREKLCSGIFTEKRCYYEIEVAVLPDEIFRLVKIRFLIEDVNDNAPLFQSTVINISIPENTAINTRYPVPSAFDPDVGINGIQHYELVKSVNEFGLDIIETPEGDKWPQLIVQQNLDREQKDTFVMKIKVEDGGNPPKSSTAILQVTISDVNDNRPIFRDSELEVSVPENAPMGTSVAQLHATDADLGSNAQVHFSFSNQISSSTKRHFAINSSTGLITVKQPLDREVTPVHKLIVLASDGSSTPSRATVIVNVTDVNDNVPSIDTRYIINLVNGTVLLSENAPLNTKIALITVTDKDADLYGKVACYTDHDVPFRLKPVFNDQFLLETAAPLDYETTREYAIKIVASDRGTPPLNTSAMVLIKIKDENDNAPIFPQPEFQLSIPENNDPLMQLIKISATDADSGHNAEIIYTLGPDAPDGFNIDRRSGILSVGKRLDREKQERYSFTVIARDNGSAPLQSNVTVRLIVQDLNDNSPAFTHPEYNFYVPENLPLYGTVGLITVTDTDAGDNAVITLSILNGKDSFIIDPQTGVIKPNITFDREQQSSYTFMVKAVDGGQPPSSSYAKVTINVVDVNDNRPVFVIPSSNYSYDLVRTTTSPGSVVTRVFAIDNDTGMNAELQYSIISNIIITSRVSPRGLFSIDKTTGNITLQEKIVLADQGLHRLVVKVKDLGQPESLHAIALVHLFVNDTVSNSTFIQEQLRKSMETPLDRNIGDNEITPQANGYVIVVIAIIAGTMTVILVIFVTALVRCRQTPRHKVVQKGKQSGEWVSPNQENRQIKKKKKRKKRSPKSLLLNFVTIDESKPEDPTHEHVNGTLDLPVELEEQTMGKYNWATTPTTFKPDSPDLAKHYKSASPQPTFQIKPETPVAPKKHHVIQELPLDNTFVVGCDSLSKCSSTSSDPYSVSECGCQGGFKAAGQIATRQNPGQTPEKTFNSPPPICPHKEACQLGKITSVNTQRRVTFHLPDGSQESCSDSGLGDAEPSSTASATQPLPLSFPQEEYYEQASPNSRTEGDGNSDPESTIEVNLKKALAEASETCTQECLILGHSDSCWMPPTLAQFQSPGSNSPTSTPTTTTITAALPSFGFQGVKANIGGMGVMDGRHTLGRSVPKRDELDKGFNRPQFYNTLDRHCSSKKEDPVKVIPLASFSSPGQHTPTGGSSSFLHEHQL
- the LOC102221589 gene encoding protocadherin-11 X-linked-like isoform X5; the encoded protein is MNLASRVHVLVALLTCLVLLCKAQERDYIVKEEQQENVRIGNLRKDLDLNLDPNIRLSSPLQFKPVYKTGDVPLVRVEASTGEIFTTNHRIDREKLCSGIFTEKRCYYEIEVAVLPDEIFRLVKIRFLIEDVNDNAPLFQSTVINISIPENTAINTRYPVPSAFDPDVGINGIQHYELVKSVNEFGLDIIETPEGDKWPQLIVQQNLDREQKDTFVMKIKVEDGGNPPKSSTAILQVTISDVNDNRPIFRDSELEVSVPENAPMGTSVAQLHATDADLGSNAQVHFSFSNQISSSTKRHFAINSSTGLITVKQPLDREVTPVHKLIVLASDGSSTPSRATVIVNVTDVNDNVPSIDTRYIINLVNGTVLLSENAPLNTKIALITVTDKDADLYGKVACYTDHDVPFRLKPVFNDQFLLETAAPLDYETTREYAIKIVASDRGTPPLNTSAMVLIKIKDENDNAPIFPQPEFQLSIPENNDPLMQLIKISATDADSGHNAEIIYTLGPDAPDGFNIDRRSGILSVGKRLDREKQERYSFTVIARDNGSAPLQSNVTVRLIVQDLNDNSPAFTHPEYNFYVPENLPLYGTVGLITVTDTDAGDNAVITLSILNGKDSFIIDPQTGVIKPNITFDREQQSSYTFMVKAVDGGQPPSSSYAKVTINVVDVNDNRPVFVIPSSNYSYDLVRTTTSPGSVVTRVFAIDNDTGMNAELQYSIISNIIITSRVSPRGLFSIDKTTGNITLQEKIVLADQGLHRLVVKVKDLGQPESLHAIALVHLFVNDTVSNSTFIQEQLRKSMETPLDRNIGDNEITPQANGYVIVVIAIIAGTMTVILVIFVTALVRCRQTPRHKVVQKGKQSGEWVSPNQENRQIKKKKKRKKRSPKSLLLNFVTIDESKPEDPTHEHVNGTLDLPVELEEQTMGKYNWATTPTTFKPDSPDLAKHYKSASPQPTFQIKPETPVAPKKHHVIQELPLDNTFVVGCDSLSKCSSTSSDPYSVSECGCQGGFKAAGQIATRQNPGQTPEKTFNSPPPICPHKSPDLNPVEHLWDVVEREICIRDVQSRNLPQLCDYILNLEERATLA
- the LOC102221589 gene encoding protocadherin-11 X-linked-like isoform X9 gives rise to the protein MNLASRVHVLVALLTCLVLLCKAQERDYIVKEEQQENVRIGNLRKDLDLNLDPNIRLSSPLQFKPVYKTGDVPLVRVEASTGEIFTTNHRIDREKLCSGIFTEKRCYYEIEVAVLPDEIFRLVKIRFLIEDVNDNAPLFQSTVINISIPENTAINTRYPVPSAFDPDVGINGIQHYELVKSVNEFGLDIIETPEGDKWPQLIVQQNLDREQKDTFVMKIKVEDGGNPPKSSTAILQVTISDVNDNRPIFRDSELEVSVPENAPMGTSVAQLHATDADLGSNAQVHFSFSNQISSSTKRHFAINSSTGLITVKQPLDREVTPVHKLIVLASDGSSTPSRATVIVNVTDVNDNVPSIDTRYIINLVNGTVLLSENAPLNTKIALITVTDKDADLYGKVACYTDHDVPFRLKPVFNDQFLLETAAPLDYETTREYAIKIVASDRGTPPLNTSAMVLIKIKDENDNAPIFPQPEFQLSIPENNDPLMQLIKISATDADSGHNAEIIYTLGPDAPDGFNIDRRSGILSVGKRLDREKQERYSFTVIARDNGSAPLQSNVTVRLIVQDLNDNSPAFTHPEYNFYVPENLPLYGTVGLITVTDTDAGDNAVITLSILNGKDSFIIDPQTGVIKPNITFDREQQSSYTFMVKAVDGGQPPSSSYAKVTINVVDVNDNRPVFVIPSSNYSYDLVRTTTSPGSVVTRVFAIDNDTGMNAELQYSIISNIIITSRVSPRGLFSIDKTTGNITLQEKIVLADQGLHRLVVKVKDLGQPESLHAIALVHLFVNDTVSNSTFIQEQLRKSMETPLDRNIGDNEITPQANGYVIVVIAIIAGTMTVILVIFVTALVRCRQTPRHKVVQKGKQSGEWVSPNQENRQIKKKKKRKKRSPKSLLLNFVTIDESKPEDPTHEHVNGTLDLPVELEEQTMGKYNWATTPTTFKPDSPDLAKHYKSASPQPTFQIKPETPVAPKKHHVIQELPLDNTFVVGCDSLSKCSSTSSDPYSVSECGCQGGFKAAGQIATRQEMALKPPHYGTLCGTGTARSHRIKINL
- the LOC102221589 gene encoding protocadherin-11 X-linked-like isoform X7, translating into MNLASRVHVLVALLTCLVLLCKAQERDYIVKEEQQENVRIGNLRKDLDLNLDPNIRLSSPLQFKPVYKTGDVPLVRVEASTGEIFTTNHRIDREKLCSGIFTEKRCYYEIEVAVLPDEIFRLVKIRFLIEDVNDNAPLFQSTVINISIPENTAINTRYPVPSAFDPDVGINGIQHYELVKSVNEFGLDIIETPEGDKWPQLIVQQNLDREQKDTFVMKIKVEDGGNPPKSSTAILQVTISDVNDNRPIFRDSELEVSVPENAPMGTSVAQLHATDADLGSNAQVHFSFSNQISSSTKRHFAINSSTGLITVKQPLDREVTPVHKLIVLASDGSSTPSRATVIVNVTDVNDNVPSIDTRYIINLVNGTVLLSENAPLNTKIALITVTDKDADLYGKVACYTDHDVPFRLKPVFNDQFLLETAAPLDYETTREYAIKIVASDRGTPPLNTSAMVLIKIKDENDNAPIFPQPEFQLSIPENNDPLMQLIKISATDADSGHNAEIIYTLGPDAPDGFNIDRRSGILSVGKRLDREKQERYSFTVIARDNGSAPLQSNVTVRLIVQDLNDNSPAFTHPEYNFYVPENLPLYGTVGLITVTDTDAGDNAVITLSILNGKDSFIIDPQTGVIKPNITFDREQQSSYTFMVKAVDGGQPPSSSYAKVTINVVDVNDNRPVFVIPSSNYSYDLVRTTTSPGSVVTRVFAIDNDTGMNAELQYSIISNIIITSRVSPRGLFSIDKTTGNITLQEKIVLADQGLHRLVVKVKDLGQPESLHAIALVHLFVNDTVSNSTFIQEQLRKSMETPLDRNIGDNEITPQANGYVIVVIAIIAGTMTVILVIFVTALVRCRQTPRHKVVQKGKQSGEWVSPNQENRQIKKKKKRKKRSPKSLLLNFVTIDESKPEDPTHEHVNGTLDLPVELEEQTMGKYNWATTPTTFKPDSPDLAKHYKSASPQPTFQIKPETPVAPKKHHVIQELPLDNTFVVGCDSLSKCSSTSSDPYSVSECGCQGGFKAAGQIATRQNPGQTPEKTFNSPPPICPHKSPDLNPVEHLWDVVEREICIRDVQSRNLPQLCD
- the LOC102221589 gene encoding protocadherin-11 X-linked-like isoform X6, producing the protein MNLASRVHVLVALLTCLVLLCKAQERDYIVKEEQQENVRIGNLRKDLDLNLDPNIRLSSPLQFKPVYKTGDVPLVRVEASTGEIFTTNHRIDREKLCSGIFTEKRCYYEIEVAVLPDEIFRLVKIRFLIEDVNDNAPLFQSTVINISIPENTAINTRYPVPSAFDPDVGINGIQHYELVKSVNEFGLDIIETPEGDKWPQLIVQQNLDREQKDTFVMKIKVEDGGNPPKSSTAILQVTISDVNDNRPIFRDSELEVSVPENAPMGTSVAQLHATDADLGSNAQVHFSFSNQISSSTKRHFAINSSTGLITVKQPLDREVTPVHKLIVLASDGSSTPSRATVIVNVTDVNDNVPSIDTRYIINLVNGTVLLSENAPLNTKIALITVTDKDADLYGKVACYTDHDVPFRLKPVFNDQFLLETAAPLDYETTREYAIKIVASDRGTPPLNTSAMVLIKIKDENDNAPIFPQPEFQLSIPENNDPLMQLIKISATDADSGHNAEIIYTLGPDAPDGFNIDRRSGILSVGKRLDREKQERYSFTVIARDNGSAPLQSNVTVRLIVQDLNDNSPAFTHPEYNFYVPENLPLYGTVGLITVTDTDAGDNAVITLSILNGKDSFIIDPQTGVIKPNITFDREQQSSYTFMVKAVDGGQPPSSSYAKVTINVVDVNDNRPVFVIPSSNYSYDLVRTTTSPGSVVTRVFAIDNDTGMNAELQYSIISNIIITSRVSPRGLFSIDKTTGNITLQEKIVLADQGLHRLVVKVKDLGQPESLHAIALVHLFVNDTVSNSTFIQEQLRKSMETPLDRNIGDNEITPQANGYVIVVIAIIAGTMTVILVIFVTALVRCRQTPRHKVVQKGKQSGEWVSPNQENRQIKKKKKRKKRSPKSLLLNFVTIDESKPEDPTHEHVNGTLDLPVELEEQTMGKYNWATTPTTFKPDSPDLAKHYKSASPQPTFQIKPETPVAPKKHHVIQELPLDNTFVVGCDSLSKCSSTSSDPYSVSECGCQGGFKAAGQIATRQNPGQTPEKTFNSPPPICPHKSPDLNPVEHLWDVVEREICIRDVQSRNLPQLCDVLKDAHPAVSA